In Vanessa cardui chromosome 4, ilVanCard2.1, whole genome shotgun sequence, the DNA window GAGACAGATTGTCCACAtacaatagtataaataaaaaaaatatatacaaacataattatatcaaaataacacttACTTAAAGTCTAgaccttataaaatataaaataaaaaaattttaacaaaaagaaaaaccgacttcaaacaaaacactattttaaaacaaatgaatatgcacgaaaaggtaataaaaataattgcgtattcaacatattttttagagtcttcctaagttaaatgaaatgaaaaatattagactacttaaaagtcgatttacgattatataatgtagttatagttattggtatatttggagccggtgtcggattttgatgcggttttttttaaaagatagtgtgattcaaggggaaggtttgtgtatataatacatgaacaatatagtaaagaaacactgataattttagaagtttgcgatgtgatgtcgtatataaacaaattctgtagtatatttagtatcagtattgcacccgtgcgaagccgtgggtagctagttgattataatattcgactatgataattacataaacataaccacattacggaaggtgactcaaatatccaaataacctataaataaaagattcgaccgagtatcgctaacgtgctcctcagaattgttccgttcccttccgttccgttactttctcatggatcctgtgcttagaaccttaccaaactttcaccaaattacccttgaagtatatattttataataaaaaaagaattatcaaaattggttaacgtgattttcagttattcacctatttgtcgcgcatatacataatgcaaatttaagacttatgtcgttttcacatggataccatcatcggaaaaaaaaataaaaaaaatgggaccccacgagaAGCACTaccattcaaacaaaaaaaaaattatcaaaatcggtccacccagtgaaaagttatgaggtaacaaaaaaaaaaaaaaaaaaaaaaaaaaatctataatatcttTGACTACCTTGCACATggtcatatttaaaaacttaattcaacaagtaaaataattacatatatttcagtagtatcatattcatattttttctttaattttctattattcATGTACACTGTGATGACCATAATATTACTCTTTATCTCACCTGAATATCAGTCCTGTCCTGGATCCACTTGATTATTGCTTCCGCATGGATACCAGCTCTTTCAAAGTCCATGGAATCAGCGGGTTTAGGCTTCCCTTTAGCAGGGAAGTGCATAATCACTGGAGCTGTGTTCAAACGTAGCTAAAAAATGTTTGTGAATCATTTaccaaattgtatttttaataaaacatgtagcaaagctttattaaatatgaaactttttttgtaatttatcattaatatgaAAAACTATGAGATTGCCTTTACCCTAGTTAagcaattattgtatttttcctGACTTTACCAATTGATGATTAAAAGAGTATGATGTCTGAATTATactctttttatataaagactACAAAAACTCTtaggtttattatttaaaatttctaccATGTATTAAGTttaaggtataaaaaaaaaaaaactcaaggTTCAAGCCTGCTTCATACCACTGCTGGTTTAGTGTTTTAGGTAAAGACAAACagacttttgtatttataatattagtatagatattatatagtGATATACTGTAGTAACTAAAACTTGGTAACAATTGTAGCCTAGcagtatttatgatatttttataaaagagaaAACATAAGAGCCAaaccaaataattatttttcaagttgAACTAATAAATTAGAACacatttagttataaataagtacacatggtataaaattgtttaccaTACATTTATCTTTGTCTAGCATATCTTTTTATAAgcaaaagttttttaaatattcaataattatgaATCATGTGTTTTTATGGTAAGTTTCGTGTCTttgttaaattaagtttatagaTATTGATGTACTATGAACGTAGActtattagaaattataaattatctgaAACGACGAAACCATGAAAGATAGCTTCATGTTGAACAGACAGATTTAAAAGCTTAAATTTCAACTACTTTACTGTTTTAGTTATATGACAACTACTTCatgaagtataatattttgatatatcatCATATAATTACCATCTGGAAGATATCTGAACCTTCATCAAAGTCAACCATTCCGAAGAATAATTTGTCACTGTAAGACGGAGAGACACGGAACGAATTGGCCACGACCACATATTCATCATATACATGTTGACAGATAGTACACCGCCGGGAAGGTGCCATGGCTGTGAACATCACTATGAAGGAATAGTCCCTGGGTGGAGACTTCACAAACTCTTTAAACTTGTTTAAGTTCAATGGTATTATTGAATGTTTTGCTGTCATGTCCGTCAGTTGTTGGACTTTCTCATCGAGctgaaatataaaagataacattgtttcaaaatttgtaaaaatcgtACCGGCTACGTATTAAATCTTCAATTAAACATACTCCTTTGGCACGATTCTGGGCATCTATATTGTAGTATGTTAAGATTACAGTAATGCATAATAGCGTTTTATACTTCATTTTAACGAATTcagtttttctattattttatgtgaaacAAAACTACTCCAATAGCAATATGAATTCGAGCCAA includes these proteins:
- the LOC124544183 gene encoding tumor suppressor candidate 3; the protein is MKYKTLLCITVILTYYNIDAQNRAKGLDEKVQQLTDMTAKHSIIPLNLNKFKEFVKSPPRDYSFIVMFTAMAPSRRCTICQHVYDEYVVVANSFRVSPSYSDKLFFGMVDFDEGSDIFQMLRLNTAPVIMHFPAKGKPKPADSMDFERAGIHAEAIIKWIQDRTDIQIRVFRPPNYSGAVAFAMLFILLAGFLYLRRNNLEFLYNKQMWAIIAVFFCFAMVSGQMWNQIRGPPFFHRTKNGPVYINGGSHGQFVLESYIVAILNGAVVVGMILMIEAAGGVKGTVVAALEGKRRRFQSVVGLVLVCVFFSLLLSVFRAKTQGYPYSFLFK